GGCGACGACCACGTCGGCACGGCCGGTACGGATCATCTCGACGGCGTACCCGATGGCCTCGGCACCCGACGCGCAGGCGGAGACCGGGGTGTGGACACCGGCCTGGGCGTTGACCTCCAGGCCGACGTTGGCCGCCGGGCCGTTCGGCATGAGCATGGGGACGGTGTGCGGGGAGACGCGGCGTACGCCCTTCTCCTTCAGCACGTCGTACTGGTCGAGCAGCGTGATCACGCCACCGATGCCGGAGGCGATGACCGTGCCCAGCCGCTCGGGCTCGATCGCGTCGTCCTCACCGGCCTTGCCGGTGAAGCCGGCGTCCGCCCACGCCTCGCGGGCCGCGATCAGCGCGAACTGCGCCGAGCGGTCCAGCTTGCGGGCGAGCGGGCGGGGCAGAACCTCGCCCGGGTCAACCGCTGCCAACGCGGCGATCCGGACGGGCAGTTCGGCGAAACGCTCGCCTTCGAGGGGCTTGATGCCGGAGCGACCGGCCATCAACCCCTCCCAGGTCGATGCGGAGTCGCCACCCAGCGGAGTGGTTGCGCCGATACCGGTGACGACCACGGTGCGATTGGTCGAGTTCACTGGAAAATCTTCTCCACGTGTAGAGGGTCGTGAATCAGCGGCGCCACCGCCGGGTGGCGACACACGAACCGGCCTGGGATCAGGCCTGGTTCTTCAGGATGTAGTCGGCAGCGTCGCCGACCGTCTTGAGGTTCTTGACGGACTCGTCGGGGATCTTGACGTCGAAGCGCTCCTCGGCGGCGACGACGACCTCGACCATGGACAGCGAGTCGACGTCCAGGTCGTCGGTGAAGGACTTGTCCAGCTGGACGTCCTCGACCGGGATACCGGCGATCTCGTTGACGATCTCGGCGAGACCGGTGACGATCTCTTCCTGGGTGGCGGCCATGTTGGCGCTCCTTCGATAAGTGTCTGCTGGGTTCTGACGTCCGGACCGAGAACCCCGATGGTGCTGGATCTTCTCGTTCGGACCGGGCGAAAAGCCTTAGGGGAGAGTAACGACCGTCGCGGCGAAGACGAGACCCGCCCCGAAGCCGATGACGAGGGCGGTATCGCCGCTCTTCGCCTGCCCGGTCGCCAGGAGCCGCTCCATCGCGAGCGGGAT
The DNA window shown above is from Streptomyces sp. NBC_00247 and carries:
- a CDS encoding acyl carrier protein, with translation MAATQEEIVTGLAEIVNEIAGIPVEDVQLDKSFTDDLDVDSLSMVEVVVAAEERFDVKIPDESVKNLKTVGDAADYILKNQA